A single Anopheles funestus chromosome 2RL, idAnoFuneDA-416_04, whole genome shotgun sequence DNA region contains:
- the LOC125760705 gene encoding glycogen debranching enzyme isoform X2 produces MADGVISIKLAIHDGNQGDGALYRLKKNSLVHVHPGASLLGRRVALYCNYPADDKEFCRNTYRHLEWCSAAGSPLECGTNGSEYTPIKDVDYYCNVHFTKSGAYHFYALYEECPEAGAQAGLYVQIEPQLSVGQGDAATSLPLDAIRCQTVISKLLGPLDTWESKLRVGKESGYNMVHFTPVQELGGSRSAYSLRNQLKVNPDFHNKGGKEVTYDDLTVVVRKMRQEWNVASICDIVLNHTANESIWIREYPECSYNCFTCPHLRPAFLLDAMLSRVGEDVKDGMLAHVGVPEVVETEDHLQAIRWQIHSNYLPQVKLYELYQCDVDKYLSRFNDECSKRSPSRAQDIPEGDIKLRPDPEYRRLGAEIDFDRAMSIYNVFRQDCFDEDSRKRKCAEVFRARLQYLNEEVRREIQEHLDYAIDNCLAGTRYERVQSDGPLVKGISLKYPLFMKYFTHYGTQGKSLKDIESMMYGGAGKLFMAHNGWVMNGDPLKDFARAQPGTGNVYLRRELIAWGDSVKLRYGDKPEDSPYLWKHMQEYVDTTARIFDGVRLDNCHSTPLHVAEYLLDSARKVNPELYVAAELFTNSDHTDNIFVNRLGITSLIREALSAWDSHEQGRLVYRYGGAPVGAFFPCPKRILAPGIAHALFMDLTHDNPSPVEKRSIFDLIPSAALVSMACCATGSNRGYDEFVPHHVHVVDEERQYQEWGNQVNKNTGLIAVKEALNVLHGGLATHGFDQVFVDQMHPEIVAVTRHSLSNHETVILVAHTAFNYPNPWAGPTGVRPLEFEGEFKEIVLEVQIYKKTGQTFDRPTEFVKNVDYINGVNEYVVDLKRNLKLEESDIFGKEAVVKGNVTQLQFSNLKPGSVVAVRVALKESVRVHFDNLQSLVREFHQDRGSRYAELQHMLSKLDLLDFNKLLYCCAEEERDNGGGPYNVEGYGDLVYCGLQGVMSILSEIGPNNDLGHPFANNLRNGNWLIDYCSQRLLKYEKLVPISKWLENNLKSLKEIPRYMIPSYFDVIITNVHRLAMAAACNLMSDFVRHGSNFARRLALGSVQCVSVCPSANLPKLSPNVSDPKPPGHCATMAAGLPHFATGYMRCWGRDTFIAIRGLTLLTGRYDETRYMILGFAGCLRHGLIPNLLDGGQNARFNCRDAVWWWLYTIKQYAEEVPNGKSILKDKVSRLYPTDDSEAKAPGECDQMLFETIQEALTIHFQGLAYRERNAGTRIDAHMKEKGFNNRIGINPDTGFVFGGNNANCGTWMDKMGSSDKAGNRGIPSTPRDGSAVELVGLQMAGLRFMQQMAEQKVIPVSSVERTSYNGTKTVWTYKEWANKIAANFDKEFYVDETSESSYINKRGIYKDTVGSEIPWTDYQLRCNFPIALLAAPELVDPKHAWRALENAKKYLLGPLGMKTLDYEDWGYRGNYDNSIDSDDKTVAHGANYHNGPEWVWPIGFYLRARLIFAKANGVLKETVAETWKILQTHVNELQRCHWRGLAELTNENGAYCKDSCRTQAWSMGCVLEVLYDLEKYEKEL; encoded by the exons ATGGCAGACGGAGTAATTTCAATAAAGCTAGCCATACACGACGGCAATCAAGGCGACGGAGCTCTCTATCGGCTGAAGAAGAACTCGCTAGTACATGTGCATCCGGGTGCTTCGCTTTTGGGACGTCGGGTTGCACTGTACTGCAACTACCCAGCAGATG ATAAAGAGTTTTGCCGAAATACCTACAGACACCTGGAATGGTGCTCGGCAGCCGGATCCCCACTGGAGTGTGGTACGAATGGTTCCGAATACACTCCGATAAAGGATGTGGATTATTACTGCAATGTCCACTTCACCAAATCGGGAGCATATCATTTCTACGCTCTTTATGAAGAATGTCCCGAAGCAGGAGCGCAAGCTGGCCTGTACGTACAAATTGAACCTCAGCTGTCGGTTGGACAGGGCGATGCGGCCACGTCTCTGCCGCTGGATGCGATCCGTTGTCAGACGGTGATTTCAAAGCTGCTCGGCCCATTAGACACGTGGGAATCAAAGTTGCGTGTGGGTAAGGAGTCCGGTTACAACATGGTACACTTTACACCAGTGCAGGAATTGGGCGGATCGCGTTCAGCGTACTCTTTGCGCAATCAGCTGAAGGTGAATCCCGACTTCCACAACAAAGGGGGTAAAGAAGTGACGTACGATGATTTGACAGTGGTAGTGCGGAAAATGCGCCAAGAGTGGAACGTTGCATCGATTTGTGACATTGTGTTGAACCACACCGCTAACGAGTCAATCTGGATTAGGGAGTATCCGGAGTGTAGCTACAATTGTTTCACCTGTCCTCATTTACGGCCGGCCTTTCTGCTGGACGCAATGTTGTCTCGTGTGGGAGAGGACGTCAAGGATGGTATGTTGGCGCATGTAGGCGTACCGGAGGTGGTTGAAACGGAAGATCATCTGCAGGCCATCCGTTGGCAGATCCATTCCAACTATTTGCCCCAGGTGAAGCTGTACGAACTTTACCAGTGCGACGTGGACAAGTACCTTTCGCGGTTCAATGACGAGTGCAGCAAGCGTAGTCCCAGCCGTGCGCAGGATATTCCCGAGGGAGATATAAAGCTTCGACCAGATCCGGAGTATCGGCGTCTCGGGGCGGAAATCGATTTTGACCGTGCAATGAGCATCTACAACGTGTTTCGACAGGATTGTTTCGACGAGGACAGTCGAAAGCGCAAATGTGCCGAAGTGTTCCGCGCCCGTTTGCAATACCTGAACGAGGAAGTGCGTCGAGAAATCCAAGAACACCTCGACTACGCGATTGATAACTGTCTAGCCGGAACTCGCTACGAACGCGTGCAAAGTGACGGTCCTCTGGTGAAGGGCATATCGTTAAAGTACCCTctgtttatgaaatatttcacgcacTACGGAACCCAGGGTAAATCGCTCAAAGATATCGAAAGCATGATGTACGGTGGTGCAGGAAAGCTCTTCATGGCACACAACGGATGGGTAATGAATGGGGATCCGTTGAAAGATTTCGCACGAGCGCAACCGGGCACAGGAAACGTATATCTTCGGCGAGAACTCATTGCCTGGGGAGACAGCGTGAAACTGCGATACGGCGATAAACCCGAAGACAGTCCGTACCTGTGGAAGCACATGCAGGAGTACGTCGATACTACGGCACGCATTTTCGATGGAGTACGGCTGGATAATTGCCATTCCACACCGTTACATGTAGCTGAATATTTATTGGATTCCGCGCGAAAAGTCAACCCAGAGCTGTATGTGGCGGCCGAGTTGTTCACGAACTCCGACCACACGGATAACATCTTTGTGAACCGTCTTGGCATTACGTCACTGATTCGAG agGCCCTCTCAGCATGGGACTCACACGAGCAAGGTCGCCTGGTGTATCGCTATGGTGGGGCGCCGGTTGGTGCATTCTTCCCCTGTCCGAAGCGTATCCTGGCGCCGGGAATTGCGCACGCTCTGTTCATGGATCTAACGCACGACAATCCATCGCCGGTTGAGAAACGATCGATCTTCGATCTGATTCCTTCGGCCGCCCTCGTGTCGATGGCATGCTGTGCTACTGGCAGCAATCGTGGTTACGATGAGTTCGTGCCGCACCAC GTCCATGTGGTGGATGAAGAACGACAATATCAGGAATGGGGCAATCAAGTGAACAAGAACACGGGCCTGATTGCGGTAAAAGAAGCACTGAATGTGCTTCACGGAGGACTTGCCACGCACGGATTCGATCAAGTATTTGTCGATCAAATGCATCCGGAAATTGTGGCCGTTACGCGCCACTCTCTTTCCAACCACGAGACTGTTATTCTCGTCGCACATACTGCCTTCAACTATCCGAACCCATGGGCTGGTCCGACCGGTGTACGGCCGTTAGAGTTCGAAGGAGAGTTCAAGGAGATCGTACTGGAGGTACAGATCTACAAGAAAACTGGCCAAACGTTTGATCGGCCGACCgaatttgtgaaaaatgtagaCTACATTAACGGCGTTAATGAGTATGTGGTGGATTTGAAGCGTAATCTGAAGCTGGAGGAATCAGACATATTTGGCAAGGAAGCGGTCGTGAAAGGTAACGTGACGCAGCTCCAGTTTTCGAACCTAAAACCCGGTTCCGTTGTCGCGGTTAGAGTCGCGTTGAAGGAAAGCGTTCGTGTGCACTTTGACAACCTGCAGTCACTTGTACGCGAGTTCCATCAAGACAGAGGTTCACGATACGCAGAATTACAGCACATGCTGTCCAAGTTGGACTTGCTGGACTTTAACAAACTGCTGTACTGCTGTGCCGAGGAAGAACGCGATAATGGCGGAGGTCCGTACAATGTTGAGGGGTACGGAGATCTTGTTTACTGTGGCTTACAGGGTGTCATGTCCATCTTGTCCGAAATCGGACCGAACAATGATTTGGGACACCCGTTCGCCAACAATCTGCGAAATGGAAATTGGTTAATTG ATTACTGTTCCCAGCGCTTGTTGAAGTATGAAAAGCTAGTGCCCATATCCAAGTGGTTGGAAAACAACCTGAAGTCGCTGAAGGAAATTCCTCGCTACATGATACCGTCGTACTTCGACGTGATCATCACAAACGTGCACCGGCTGGCGATGGCCGCAGCATGTAATTTGATGTCGGACTTTGTGCGCCATGGTTCCAACTTTGCCCGACGTCTTGCCCTTGGATCGGTACAGTGTGTCAGTGTTTGTCCGTCGGCAAACCTTCCCAAACTAAGTCCCAATGTGAGCGATCCCAAACCACCGGGCCACTGTGCAACGATGGCTGCCGGTTTGCCCCATTTTGCGACGGGCTATATGCGTTGCTGGGGCCGGGACACTTTCATTGCAATCCGTGGGCTGACGTTGCTAACTGGGCGCTACGATGAGACACGCTACATGATACTCGGATTTGCTGGATGTTTGAGGCATGGATTGATCCCGAATCTGCTGGATGGAGGACAGAATGCACGCTTCAACTGTCGCGATGCCGTTTGGTGGTGGCTGTACACAATCAAACAGTATGCGGAGGAGGTGCCAAATGGCAAGAGCATTCTTAAGGACAAGGTATCGCGCCTTTACCCGACCGACGATTCCGAAGCAAAGGCTCCTGGTGAATGT GATCAAATGCTGTTCGAGACGATCCAGGAAGCTCTAACGATTCATTTCCAAGGACTGGCGTACCGTGAACGCAATGCTGGAACACGCATCGATGCGCATATGAAGGAGAAGGGTTTCAACAATCGTATCGGAATAAACCCGGATACGGGCTTTGTGTTTGGTGGCAATAACGCCAATTGTGGCACCTGGATGGATAAGATGGGATCATCAGACAAGGCCGGCAATCGTGGCATTCCGTCGACGCCCCGTGATGGTTCGGCGGTCGAATTGGTCGGTCTGCAGATGGCTGGATTGCGGTTCATGCAGCAAATGGCAGAACAGAAAGTCATCCCGGTGTCCTCAGTCGAACGCACTTCGTACAACGGTACCAAAACGGTGTGGACGTATAAGGAGTGGGCTAACAAGATAGCGGCCAACTTCGATAAAGAGTTCTACGTTGATGAGACCTCCGAAAGCTCGTATATCAACAAGCGTGGCATCTACAAAGATACGGTTGGATCGGAAATACCCTGGACCGACTATCAGCTGCGTTGTAACTTCCCGATCGCGCTGCTAGCTGCCCCGGAGCTGGTCGATCCGAAACACGCCTGGCGTGCGCTGGAAAATGCCAAGAAGTATCTGTTGGGCCCGTTGGGTATGAAAACGCTGGATTATGAAGATTGGGGCTATCGTGGAAATTACGACAACTCCATCGACAGCGATGACAAGACAGTCGCGCACGGCGCAAATTATCATAATGGGCCGGAATGGGTGTGGCCGATCGGATTCTACCTGCGGGCACGATTGATTTTTGCAAAAGCGAATGGCGTACTGAAAGAGACCGTTGCGGAAacttggaaaattttgcaaacccaTGTCAACGAGCTGCAGCGTTGCCACTGGCGTGGGCTGGCCGAGCTTACGAACGAGAATGGCGCGTACTGCAAAGATTCGTGTCGAACGCAAGCCTGGAGCATGGGCTGTGTGTTGGAAGTTCTGTACGATCTGGAAAAGTACGAAAAGGAGCTTTAA
- the LOC125760705 gene encoding glycogen debranching enzyme isoform X1, with translation MSIPRRLSSAFTPLSAIEEVTESNAMADGVISIKLAIHDGNQGDGALYRLKKNSLVHVHPGASLLGRRVALYCNYPADDKEFCRNTYRHLEWCSAAGSPLECGTNGSEYTPIKDVDYYCNVHFTKSGAYHFYALYEECPEAGAQAGLYVQIEPQLSVGQGDAATSLPLDAIRCQTVISKLLGPLDTWESKLRVGKESGYNMVHFTPVQELGGSRSAYSLRNQLKVNPDFHNKGGKEVTYDDLTVVVRKMRQEWNVASICDIVLNHTANESIWIREYPECSYNCFTCPHLRPAFLLDAMLSRVGEDVKDGMLAHVGVPEVVETEDHLQAIRWQIHSNYLPQVKLYELYQCDVDKYLSRFNDECSKRSPSRAQDIPEGDIKLRPDPEYRRLGAEIDFDRAMSIYNVFRQDCFDEDSRKRKCAEVFRARLQYLNEEVRREIQEHLDYAIDNCLAGTRYERVQSDGPLVKGISLKYPLFMKYFTHYGTQGKSLKDIESMMYGGAGKLFMAHNGWVMNGDPLKDFARAQPGTGNVYLRRELIAWGDSVKLRYGDKPEDSPYLWKHMQEYVDTTARIFDGVRLDNCHSTPLHVAEYLLDSARKVNPELYVAAELFTNSDHTDNIFVNRLGITSLIREALSAWDSHEQGRLVYRYGGAPVGAFFPCPKRILAPGIAHALFMDLTHDNPSPVEKRSIFDLIPSAALVSMACCATGSNRGYDEFVPHHVHVVDEERQYQEWGNQVNKNTGLIAVKEALNVLHGGLATHGFDQVFVDQMHPEIVAVTRHSLSNHETVILVAHTAFNYPNPWAGPTGVRPLEFEGEFKEIVLEVQIYKKTGQTFDRPTEFVKNVDYINGVNEYVVDLKRNLKLEESDIFGKEAVVKGNVTQLQFSNLKPGSVVAVRVALKESVRVHFDNLQSLVREFHQDRGSRYAELQHMLSKLDLLDFNKLLYCCAEEERDNGGGPYNVEGYGDLVYCGLQGVMSILSEIGPNNDLGHPFANNLRNGNWLIDYCSQRLLKYEKLVPISKWLENNLKSLKEIPRYMIPSYFDVIITNVHRLAMAAACNLMSDFVRHGSNFARRLALGSVQCVSVCPSANLPKLSPNVSDPKPPGHCATMAAGLPHFATGYMRCWGRDTFIAIRGLTLLTGRYDETRYMILGFAGCLRHGLIPNLLDGGQNARFNCRDAVWWWLYTIKQYAEEVPNGKSILKDKVSRLYPTDDSEAKAPGECDQMLFETIQEALTIHFQGLAYRERNAGTRIDAHMKEKGFNNRIGINPDTGFVFGGNNANCGTWMDKMGSSDKAGNRGIPSTPRDGSAVELVGLQMAGLRFMQQMAEQKVIPVSSVERTSYNGTKTVWTYKEWANKIAANFDKEFYVDETSESSYINKRGIYKDTVGSEIPWTDYQLRCNFPIALLAAPELVDPKHAWRALENAKKYLLGPLGMKTLDYEDWGYRGNYDNSIDSDDKTVAHGANYHNGPEWVWPIGFYLRARLIFAKANGVLKETVAETWKILQTHVNELQRCHWRGLAELTNENGAYCKDSCRTQAWSMGCVLEVLYDLEKYEKEL, from the exons ATGTCCATACCGAGAAGATTGTCCAGCGCATTTACACCTCTG AGTGCCATCGAGGAAGTCACTGAATCAAACGCCATGGCAGACGGAGTAATTTCAATAAAGCTAGCCATACACGACGGCAATCAAGGCGACGGAGCTCTCTATCGGCTGAAGAAGAACTCGCTAGTACATGTGCATCCGGGTGCTTCGCTTTTGGGACGTCGGGTTGCACTGTACTGCAACTACCCAGCAGATG ATAAAGAGTTTTGCCGAAATACCTACAGACACCTGGAATGGTGCTCGGCAGCCGGATCCCCACTGGAGTGTGGTACGAATGGTTCCGAATACACTCCGATAAAGGATGTGGATTATTACTGCAATGTCCACTTCACCAAATCGGGAGCATATCATTTCTACGCTCTTTATGAAGAATGTCCCGAAGCAGGAGCGCAAGCTGGCCTGTACGTACAAATTGAACCTCAGCTGTCGGTTGGACAGGGCGATGCGGCCACGTCTCTGCCGCTGGATGCGATCCGTTGTCAGACGGTGATTTCAAAGCTGCTCGGCCCATTAGACACGTGGGAATCAAAGTTGCGTGTGGGTAAGGAGTCCGGTTACAACATGGTACACTTTACACCAGTGCAGGAATTGGGCGGATCGCGTTCAGCGTACTCTTTGCGCAATCAGCTGAAGGTGAATCCCGACTTCCACAACAAAGGGGGTAAAGAAGTGACGTACGATGATTTGACAGTGGTAGTGCGGAAAATGCGCCAAGAGTGGAACGTTGCATCGATTTGTGACATTGTGTTGAACCACACCGCTAACGAGTCAATCTGGATTAGGGAGTATCCGGAGTGTAGCTACAATTGTTTCACCTGTCCTCATTTACGGCCGGCCTTTCTGCTGGACGCAATGTTGTCTCGTGTGGGAGAGGACGTCAAGGATGGTATGTTGGCGCATGTAGGCGTACCGGAGGTGGTTGAAACGGAAGATCATCTGCAGGCCATCCGTTGGCAGATCCATTCCAACTATTTGCCCCAGGTGAAGCTGTACGAACTTTACCAGTGCGACGTGGACAAGTACCTTTCGCGGTTCAATGACGAGTGCAGCAAGCGTAGTCCCAGCCGTGCGCAGGATATTCCCGAGGGAGATATAAAGCTTCGACCAGATCCGGAGTATCGGCGTCTCGGGGCGGAAATCGATTTTGACCGTGCAATGAGCATCTACAACGTGTTTCGACAGGATTGTTTCGACGAGGACAGTCGAAAGCGCAAATGTGCCGAAGTGTTCCGCGCCCGTTTGCAATACCTGAACGAGGAAGTGCGTCGAGAAATCCAAGAACACCTCGACTACGCGATTGATAACTGTCTAGCCGGAACTCGCTACGAACGCGTGCAAAGTGACGGTCCTCTGGTGAAGGGCATATCGTTAAAGTACCCTctgtttatgaaatatttcacgcacTACGGAACCCAGGGTAAATCGCTCAAAGATATCGAAAGCATGATGTACGGTGGTGCAGGAAAGCTCTTCATGGCACACAACGGATGGGTAATGAATGGGGATCCGTTGAAAGATTTCGCACGAGCGCAACCGGGCACAGGAAACGTATATCTTCGGCGAGAACTCATTGCCTGGGGAGACAGCGTGAAACTGCGATACGGCGATAAACCCGAAGACAGTCCGTACCTGTGGAAGCACATGCAGGAGTACGTCGATACTACGGCACGCATTTTCGATGGAGTACGGCTGGATAATTGCCATTCCACACCGTTACATGTAGCTGAATATTTATTGGATTCCGCGCGAAAAGTCAACCCAGAGCTGTATGTGGCGGCCGAGTTGTTCACGAACTCCGACCACACGGATAACATCTTTGTGAACCGTCTTGGCATTACGTCACTGATTCGAG agGCCCTCTCAGCATGGGACTCACACGAGCAAGGTCGCCTGGTGTATCGCTATGGTGGGGCGCCGGTTGGTGCATTCTTCCCCTGTCCGAAGCGTATCCTGGCGCCGGGAATTGCGCACGCTCTGTTCATGGATCTAACGCACGACAATCCATCGCCGGTTGAGAAACGATCGATCTTCGATCTGATTCCTTCGGCCGCCCTCGTGTCGATGGCATGCTGTGCTACTGGCAGCAATCGTGGTTACGATGAGTTCGTGCCGCACCAC GTCCATGTGGTGGATGAAGAACGACAATATCAGGAATGGGGCAATCAAGTGAACAAGAACACGGGCCTGATTGCGGTAAAAGAAGCACTGAATGTGCTTCACGGAGGACTTGCCACGCACGGATTCGATCAAGTATTTGTCGATCAAATGCATCCGGAAATTGTGGCCGTTACGCGCCACTCTCTTTCCAACCACGAGACTGTTATTCTCGTCGCACATACTGCCTTCAACTATCCGAACCCATGGGCTGGTCCGACCGGTGTACGGCCGTTAGAGTTCGAAGGAGAGTTCAAGGAGATCGTACTGGAGGTACAGATCTACAAGAAAACTGGCCAAACGTTTGATCGGCCGACCgaatttgtgaaaaatgtagaCTACATTAACGGCGTTAATGAGTATGTGGTGGATTTGAAGCGTAATCTGAAGCTGGAGGAATCAGACATATTTGGCAAGGAAGCGGTCGTGAAAGGTAACGTGACGCAGCTCCAGTTTTCGAACCTAAAACCCGGTTCCGTTGTCGCGGTTAGAGTCGCGTTGAAGGAAAGCGTTCGTGTGCACTTTGACAACCTGCAGTCACTTGTACGCGAGTTCCATCAAGACAGAGGTTCACGATACGCAGAATTACAGCACATGCTGTCCAAGTTGGACTTGCTGGACTTTAACAAACTGCTGTACTGCTGTGCCGAGGAAGAACGCGATAATGGCGGAGGTCCGTACAATGTTGAGGGGTACGGAGATCTTGTTTACTGTGGCTTACAGGGTGTCATGTCCATCTTGTCCGAAATCGGACCGAACAATGATTTGGGACACCCGTTCGCCAACAATCTGCGAAATGGAAATTGGTTAATTG ATTACTGTTCCCAGCGCTTGTTGAAGTATGAAAAGCTAGTGCCCATATCCAAGTGGTTGGAAAACAACCTGAAGTCGCTGAAGGAAATTCCTCGCTACATGATACCGTCGTACTTCGACGTGATCATCACAAACGTGCACCGGCTGGCGATGGCCGCAGCATGTAATTTGATGTCGGACTTTGTGCGCCATGGTTCCAACTTTGCCCGACGTCTTGCCCTTGGATCGGTACAGTGTGTCAGTGTTTGTCCGTCGGCAAACCTTCCCAAACTAAGTCCCAATGTGAGCGATCCCAAACCACCGGGCCACTGTGCAACGATGGCTGCCGGTTTGCCCCATTTTGCGACGGGCTATATGCGTTGCTGGGGCCGGGACACTTTCATTGCAATCCGTGGGCTGACGTTGCTAACTGGGCGCTACGATGAGACACGCTACATGATACTCGGATTTGCTGGATGTTTGAGGCATGGATTGATCCCGAATCTGCTGGATGGAGGACAGAATGCACGCTTCAACTGTCGCGATGCCGTTTGGTGGTGGCTGTACACAATCAAACAGTATGCGGAGGAGGTGCCAAATGGCAAGAGCATTCTTAAGGACAAGGTATCGCGCCTTTACCCGACCGACGATTCCGAAGCAAAGGCTCCTGGTGAATGT GATCAAATGCTGTTCGAGACGATCCAGGAAGCTCTAACGATTCATTTCCAAGGACTGGCGTACCGTGAACGCAATGCTGGAACACGCATCGATGCGCATATGAAGGAGAAGGGTTTCAACAATCGTATCGGAATAAACCCGGATACGGGCTTTGTGTTTGGTGGCAATAACGCCAATTGTGGCACCTGGATGGATAAGATGGGATCATCAGACAAGGCCGGCAATCGTGGCATTCCGTCGACGCCCCGTGATGGTTCGGCGGTCGAATTGGTCGGTCTGCAGATGGCTGGATTGCGGTTCATGCAGCAAATGGCAGAACAGAAAGTCATCCCGGTGTCCTCAGTCGAACGCACTTCGTACAACGGTACCAAAACGGTGTGGACGTATAAGGAGTGGGCTAACAAGATAGCGGCCAACTTCGATAAAGAGTTCTACGTTGATGAGACCTCCGAAAGCTCGTATATCAACAAGCGTGGCATCTACAAAGATACGGTTGGATCGGAAATACCCTGGACCGACTATCAGCTGCGTTGTAACTTCCCGATCGCGCTGCTAGCTGCCCCGGAGCTGGTCGATCCGAAACACGCCTGGCGTGCGCTGGAAAATGCCAAGAAGTATCTGTTGGGCCCGTTGGGTATGAAAACGCTGGATTATGAAGATTGGGGCTATCGTGGAAATTACGACAACTCCATCGACAGCGATGACAAGACAGTCGCGCACGGCGCAAATTATCATAATGGGCCGGAATGGGTGTGGCCGATCGGATTCTACCTGCGGGCACGATTGATTTTTGCAAAAGCGAATGGCGTACTGAAAGAGACCGTTGCGGAAacttggaaaattttgcaaacccaTGTCAACGAGCTGCAGCGTTGCCACTGGCGTGGGCTGGCCGAGCTTACGAACGAGAATGGCGCGTACTGCAAAGATTCGTGTCGAACGCAAGCCTGGAGCATGGGCTGTGTGTTGGAAGTTCTGTACGATCTGGAAAAGTACGAAAAGGAGCTTTAA